Proteins from a genomic interval of Diceros bicornis minor isolate mBicDic1 chromosome 34, mDicBic1.mat.cur, whole genome shotgun sequence:
- the HRC gene encoding sarcoplasmic reticulum histidine-rich calcium-binding protein has translation MGHRGSWLHTSLLWAAVASLLLPPAMTQQLRGAGPGPSNWNNNAGVPGPPEDVSGEFGHPIHSHRGHGDENKDVSTESGHQFQSHRDHKEADEYVSREYGHRPQGHRYQGHEVGDENVSEEEIFTEHARQAHGHRGHGDEDVDDSAKHGHHFPSHGSHGHQDEDEDEVVSSEHHHRIVRHVHQGHRGEEDDEEDEEEGGLSTEYGHEAYRHGGHRKEEDEDVSGEHHHHVPSQGHRGHEEDDDDDDVSTEYRHPAHRHQGHGKEEDEEISDEHHHHVPSHGHRGHKEEEVEDEDDNYDDDVSTEYEHQAHRHQGHGKEEDEDASDEHYHHVPGHGHRGHGDMEDEEESTEHWHQVPRHTHHGLGDEEEEEEEEITVKFSHHVASHQPQGHKSSEEEDFSDEYKIAVPSHHHHGVPKEEDEDISAKVSHQAPSHRQQSHRDEGTGHRGSIKEETSPQPPEQTGVKDRSHFRERDSEEEEEEKGEEDHGSQEEDDDGSELGEEDTYHSSLEQEDEEDEEEGHGLSLSQEEEEEEEEEEEEVERREERAKVQAPLSQEHQEEEDEEEEGLQEDKLPFTIIPNPLARKEVAGGASSEEESDEDTSPQDAQEYGNYQPGSLCSYCSFCNRCTECENCHCDEENMGEHCDHCQHCQFCYLCPLVCETVCTPGSYVDYFSSSLYQTLADMLATPEP, from the exons ATGGGCCACCGTGGGTCATGGCTGCACACTTCTCTCCTCTGGGCTGCCGTGgccagcctcctcctcccccctgccaTGACCCAGCAGCTGAGAGGGGCTGGGCCGGGCCCCAGCAACTGGAACAACAATGCAGGAGTCCCGGGGCCCCCAGAGGACGTGTCTGGTGAGTTTGGCCATCCCATCCACAGCCATAGGGGCCATGGAGATGAGAACAAGGATGTTTCCACAGAGAGTGGGCATCAATTCCAGAGCCACAGAGACCACAAAGAAGCAGACGAATATGTCTCCAGGGAATACGGTCACCGACCCCAAGGCCACAGGTACCAAGGCCATGAGGTCGGAGATGAGAATGTCTCTGAGGAGGAGATCTTCACAGAGCATGCTCGGCAGGCCCACGGGCACAGAGGCCATGGAGATGAAGACGTGGATGATTCAGCCAAGCATGGGCACCACTTCCCCAGCCACGGGAGCCACGGCCATCAAGACGAGGATGAGGATGAAGTTGTGTCCAGTGAGCATCACCATCGTATCGTCAGGCATGTACACCAAGGCCACAGAGGAGAAGAGGATGATGAAGAAGATGAGGAAGAGGGGGGGCTCTCCACTGAGTATGGACACGAGGCCTACAGACACGGAGGCCACAGGAAGGAAGAGGATGAGGATGTCTCAGGTGAACACCACCATCATGTCCCCAGCCAGGGGCACCGAGGGcatgaagaagatgatgatgatgatgatgtctcTACTGAGTACAGACACCCGGCCCACAGGCACCAAGGCCACGGGAAGGAAGAGGATGAAGAGATCTCAGATGAACATCACCATCATGTCCCCAGCCACGGACACCGAGGCCACAAAGAAGAGGAAGTAGAAGATGAGGATgataattatgatgatgatgtCTCCACTGAGTATGAACACCAGGCCCACAGGCATCAGGGCCacgggaaggaggaggatgaagatGCCTCAGATGAACACTACCATCATGTCCCCGGCCACGGGCACCGAGGCCATGGAGACATGGAAGATGAGGAGGAGTCCACTGAACACTGGCACCAAGTTCCCAGACATACCCACCATGGCCttggagatgaggaggaggaggaagaggaggagatcaCAGTCAAGTTCAGCCACCATGTTGCAAGCCACCAACCCCAAGGCCACAAGAGCTCTGAGGAAGAGGACTTCTCAGATGAATATAAAATAGCAGTCCCCAGCCATCACCACCACGGAGTCCCCAAGGAGGAAGACGAGGACATCTCTGCCAAGGTTAGCCACCAAGCTCCCAGCCACAGGCAGCAAAGCCACAGAGATGAAGGGACTGGCCACAGAGGGTCCATCAAAGAGGAGActagcccccagcccccagaacAAACGGGGGTCAAGGATAGAAGCCATTTCAGGGAGAGAGattctgaggaggaagaggaggagaagggggaagaggACCATGgctcccaggaggaagatgatgaCGGTTCAGAGCTGGGAGAAGAAGACACCTATCACAGCAGCCTAGAGCaggaagatgaggaagatgaggaggaaggTCATGGGCTCAGCCTgagccaggaagaggaggaagaggaggaggaagaggaggaagaggtggagaggagggaagagagggctAAGGTTCAGGCTCCACTGAGCCAAGAGCACCAGGAGGAGGAAGACGAGGAAGAGGAGGGGCTGCAGGAAGACAAGCTCCCCTTCACCATCATCCCCAACCCACTGGCTAGGAAGGAGGTGGCTGGAGGTGcctccagtgaggaggagagtgATGAGGACACTA GTCCACAGGATGCCCAGGAGTACGGGAACTACCAGCCAGGGTCCTTGTGTAGCTACTGTTCCTTCTGCAAT CGATGCACTGAATGTGAGAACTGTCACTGCGACGAGGAGAACATGGGAGAGCACTGTGACCACTGCCAG CACTGCCAATTCTGCTACCTCTGCCCCCTGGTCTGCGAAACAGTCTGCACTCCAG GAAGCTACGTCGACTATTTCTCCTCGTCCCTGTACCA AACCCTGGCGGACATGCTGGCAACTCCGGAACCCTGA